Proteins encoded together in one Juglans regia cultivar Chandler chromosome 9, Walnut 2.0, whole genome shotgun sequence window:
- the LOC108992774 gene encoding probable serine/threonine-protein kinase At1g54610: MGCNCCKPSAIEDSKESPRERFSKAPSDLRASRATSSRREEVHRAKDRYDSNDGRTTLIDKHANGSVRLHSEHLESKREKMEVLVAQHPGLGSVPKATEGEQVAAGWPSWLAAVAGEAIRGWTPRRADSFQKLDKIGQGTYSNVYMARDLEHNKTVALKKVRFDNLEPESVRFMAREIHILRRLDHPNVIKLEGLVTSRMSCSLYLVFEYMEHDLAGLASHPGLKFTEAQVKCYTQQLLQGLDHCHSHGVLHRDIKGSNLLIDNKGILKIADFGLASFFDPHQSQPLTSRVVTLWYRPPELLLGATYYRTAVDLWSAGCILAELYAGKPIMPGRTEVEQLHKIFKLCGSPSEDYWRKSKLPHATIFKPQQPYRRCVAETFKDFPAPALSLIETLLSIDPADRGSAASALNSEFFTTKPLPCDPASLPKYPPSKEFDAKVRDEARRQGAAGSKGQRLDLERRGTRESRAVPAPDANAELVLSMQKRHAQSNSKSRSEKFNPHQEDVASGFPIDPPRPSQAVEGSIEPQEHHHKRASHSGPLTHRAAWAKAGKNLDDAAKMSTGADLSTISGFVEARRMSEDRRQRSSSSQPEVAKFIGRFPGSFKEGSESVTQHDQKHPSLGIAGSHKKEDAKIGSKDPILLGYGSKGHKIHYSGPLLVPSGNMDQMLKDHDRQIQEAVRRARIDKAKVRKVQAEGNKISTSSLFVSGR; the protein is encoded by the exons ATGGGTTGCAATTGTTGCAAGCCCTCTGCTATTGAGGATAGCAAGGAGAGCCCGAGGGAGAGGTTCTCGAAGGCCCCGTCGGACTTGCGGGCGTCGAGGGCAACCTCTTCCAGACGGGAGGAAGTGCATCGAGCCAAGGATCGGTATGACAGTAATGATGGGAGGACAACGTTGATAGACAAGCACGCGAATGGTTCGGTCCGGCTACACAGTGAACATTTGGAGAGCAAGAGGGAGAAAATGGAGGTTCTTGTTGCTCAACATCCGGGATTGGGTAGTGTTCCAAAAGCTACGGAAGGGGAGCAGGTTGCAGCAGGGTGGCCTTCGTGGCTGGCTGCAGTGGCTGGAGAGGCTATTAGAGGATGGACTCCACGGCGTGCTGATTCTTTTCAAAAGCTGGATAAA ATTGGCCAGGGAACTTACAGTAACGTTTATATGGCTCGTGACCTTGAACATAATAAAACTGTTGCTTTAAAGAAAGTAAGGTTTGATAACCTGGAACCTGAAAGTGTTCGCTTTATGGCTAGGGAAATTCACATTCTGCGTAGGCTCGATCATCCAAATGTGATAAAACTGGAAGGTCTAGTTACATCAAGGATGTCTTGCAGCTTGTACCTTGTTTTTGAGTACATGGAGCATGATTTGGCAGGCCTTGCTTCACACCCTGGTCTGAAATTTACAGAAGCACAG GTTAAATGTTACACACAGCAACTTTTACAGGGACTTGATCATTGCCACAGCCATGGCGTTCTGCATCGTGACATAAAGGGTTCCAACCTTCTGATTGACAACAAGGGCATCTTGAAGATTGCAGACTTTGGTCTTGCAAGTTTTTTTGATCCCCATCAAAGTCAGCCACTGACAAGCCGTGTTGTCACTCTTTGGTACCGGCCACCGGAGCTTTTACTTGGAGCTACTTACTACAGAACTGCTGTGGATTTATGGAGTGCTGGTTGCATACTTGCTGAATTATATGCTGGCAAGCCTATTATGCCAGGAAGAACTGAG GTGGAGCAATtgcataaaattttcaaactttgtgGTTCTCCATCTGAGGATTATTGGAGAAAATCTAAATTGCCTCATGCAACCATATTTAAACCCCAGCAACCTTATAGACGTTGTGTTGCAGAAACATTTAAGGATTTCCCTGCACCTGCACTATCATTGATAGAGACTTTACTTTCCATAGATCCTGCCGACCGTGGATCTGCAGCTTCTGCTCTCAATAGCGAG TTCTTTACGACAAAACCACTTCCTTGCGATCCTGCCAGCTTGCCAAAGTATCCTCCTAGCAAAGAGTTTGATGCAAAAGTGCGGGATGAAGCCAGAAG ACAAGGAGCAGCAGGAAGCAAAGGCCAGAGACTGGACCTTGAAAGGAGAGGAACAAGGGAGTCTCGAGCGGTCCCAGCACCTGATGCCAATGCTGAATTAGTATTATCGATGCAG AAAAGACATGCTCAGTCGAACTCTAAGAGCCGGAGTGAAAAGTTTAATCCTCATCAGGAAGACGTTGCCTCTGGCTTTCCAATTGATCCACCTAGACCATCACAAGCTGTTGAAGGAAGCATAGAACCCCAGGAACATCATCATAAGAGAGCCTCCCATTCAGGGCCACTGACTCACCGGGCTGCGTGGGCAAAGGCTGGCAAGAACCTGGATGATGCCGCAAAGATGTCAACTGGGGCTGACTTGTCAACAATATCAGGTTTTGTGGAGGCAAGGAGGATGTCTGAGGATCGCAGACAAAGGTCTAGTTCTTCGCAGCCAGAAGTTGCAAAATTTATAGGCAGGTTTCCTGGATCCTTTAAGGAGGGCTCAGAATCCGTGACACAACATGATCAAAAACATCCTTCACTGGGAATTGCAGGTTCTCATAAAAAAGAAGATGCAAAAATTGGCAGCAAAGATCCAATTCTC CTCGGTTATGGATCGAAGGGTCACAAAATACACTACTCTGGTCCATTGCTAGTTCCATCGGGCAACATGGATCAGATGCTGAAGGACCATGATCGCCAGATCCAGGAAGCTGTGAGACGAGCACGCATCGACAAGGCAAAGGTCAGAAAAGTTCAGGCTGAAGGGAATAAAATTTCAACCAGTTCATTATTTGTTTCTGGCCGTTAA